One part of the Thermithiobacillus tepidarius DSM 3134 genome encodes these proteins:
- a CDS encoding molybdopterin oxidoreductase family protein has product MQETRDSISDIWGERTPYVGDWPVRVDERTLAAPERWVQSACVLCSNGCALDIGVRDGRIVGVRGRAVDIVNRGRLGPKGLHSWEANNSPDRLTHPLIRRNGRLERASWDEAMDLIVRRSQEIIREHSSGAIGFYTSGQLFIEEYYTLAVIGKAGLGTPHMDGNTRLCTATAAAALKESFGSDGQPGSYDDLDTTEAILHVGHNIASQQTVLWMRILDRRRGPNPPKLVVIDPRRTFTAAEADIHLAPRVGTNVPVMNGLLHLIIEAGQIDRAFIEAHTIGFDNLRQVVSQWSPERVEALAGVPAAQLREAAHILGGARSLVSSVLQGVYQSMQATAAAVQVNNLHIIRGLIGKPGCGILQMNGQPTAQNTRECGADGDMPGFRNWGNHEHIAQLARLWNVDIDRIPHWSPPTHAMQIFRYAEQGSIKLLWISATNPAVSMPDLPRIRRILGRDDLFVVVQDAFLTETTEFADVVLPAAIWGEKTGTFTNVSRTVHISRKAVEPPGAARADLDIFLDYAQRMDFRDKDGAPLIQWQDAEGAFEAWKACTRGRPCDYSGMSYAKLSEGSGIQWPCNERYPDGTPHLYTDGVFNTAADYCETYGQDFDTGASVPQEEYRAHDPQGRALIKAADYRPPHELPDDDYPLWLTTGRLVYHFHTRTKTGRAPSLYEAAPDAYVQLSPEDAARYGIGNGDWVEVESRRGRVVEPARIGDIEPGLVFIPFHYGYWDKPERARAANELTLTEWDPVSKQPHFKYAAVRIRKVEAPRR; this is encoded by the coding sequence ATGCAGGAGACCAGGGACAGCATCAGCGACATCTGGGGCGAGCGTACCCCCTATGTCGGGGACTGGCCGGTACGGGTGGACGAACGCACGCTGGCGGCGCCGGAACGCTGGGTGCAATCGGCTTGCGTGCTGTGTTCCAACGGCTGCGCGCTGGACATCGGCGTGCGCGATGGGCGCATCGTCGGGGTGCGCGGCCGGGCGGTGGACATCGTCAACCGCGGGCGCCTCGGCCCCAAGGGACTGCACAGCTGGGAGGCGAACAACAGCCCCGACCGCCTGACCCATCCGCTCATCCGCCGCAACGGCCGGCTCGAGCGCGCCAGCTGGGACGAGGCCATGGACCTGATCGTGCGGCGCTCCCAAGAGATCATCCGCGAGCACAGCAGCGGGGCGATCGGCTTCTACACCAGCGGTCAGCTCTTCATCGAGGAGTATTACACCTTGGCCGTCATCGGCAAGGCGGGCCTGGGCACGCCGCACATGGACGGCAATACCCGCCTGTGCACCGCCACGGCCGCCGCCGCCCTCAAGGAAAGCTTCGGCAGCGACGGCCAGCCGGGCAGCTACGACGATCTCGACACCACCGAGGCCATCCTGCACGTGGGCCACAACATCGCTTCCCAGCAGACGGTGCTGTGGATGCGCATCCTCGACCGCCGCCGCGGTCCCAACCCGCCCAAGCTGGTGGTCATCGACCCGCGCCGTACCTTCACCGCGGCGGAGGCCGACATCCACCTGGCGCCGCGCGTGGGCACCAACGTGCCGGTAATGAACGGCCTGCTGCATCTCATCATCGAAGCCGGGCAGATCGACCGTGCTTTCATCGAGGCCCACACTATCGGCTTCGACAATCTGCGGCAGGTGGTGAGCCAGTGGTCGCCCGAGCGCGTGGAGGCGCTGGCCGGCGTGCCCGCCGCGCAACTGCGCGAGGCGGCGCACATTCTCGGCGGGGCGCGCAGTCTGGTGTCCAGCGTGCTGCAGGGTGTCTATCAGTCCATGCAGGCCACCGCGGCGGCGGTGCAGGTCAACAACCTGCACATCATCCGCGGCCTGATCGGCAAGCCGGGCTGCGGCATCCTGCAGATGAACGGCCAGCCCACCGCCCAGAACACCCGCGAGTGCGGCGCCGACGGCGACATGCCCGGCTTTCGCAACTGGGGCAACCATGAGCACATTGCCCAGTTGGCGCGCCTGTGGAACGTGGATATCGACCGCATTCCCCACTGGAGCCCGCCCACCCACGCCATGCAGATCTTCCGCTACGCGGAGCAGGGTTCTATCAAGCTCCTGTGGATCAGCGCCACCAATCCCGCCGTGTCCATGCCGGACCTGCCGCGCATCCGTCGGATACTGGGCCGCGACGATCTCTTCGTGGTGGTGCAGGACGCTTTCCTCACCGAGACCACCGAGTTTGCCGATGTGGTCCTGCCCGCCGCCATCTGGGGCGAGAAGACCGGCACTTTCACCAACGTGAGCCGGACCGTGCACATCTCTCGCAAGGCGGTGGAGCCGCCCGGCGCGGCGCGTGCGGACCTGGACATCTTCCTGGACTACGCGCAGCGCATGGATTTCCGCGACAAGGACGGCGCGCCGCTGATCCAGTGGCAGGACGCGGAGGGTGCCTTCGAGGCCTGGAAGGCCTGTACCCGCGGCCGGCCCTGCGACTACAGCGGCATGAGCTACGCCAAGCTGAGCGAGGGCTCCGGCATCCAGTGGCCCTGCAACGAGCGCTATCCCGACGGTACGCCCCACCTCTACACCGATGGCGTGTTCAACACCGCCGCCGATTACTGCGAGACCTACGGCCAGGATTTCGACACCGGCGCTTCGGTGCCGCAAGAGGAATACCGCGCCCACGACCCCCAAGGCCGCGCGCTCATCAAGGCTGCCGATTACCGGCCGCCCCATGAGCTGCCGGACGACGACTATCCCCTGTGGCTCACCACCGGGCGCTTGGTCTATCACTTCCATACCCGCACCAAGACCGGGCGCGCGCCCTCCCTCTATGAGGCCGCGCCGGATGCCTACGTGCAGCTCTCGCCGGAGGACGCCGCCCGCTACGGCATCGGCAACGGCGACTGGGTGGAGGTGGAATCGCGCCGCGGCCGGGTGGTGGAGCCGGCCCGCATCGGCGACATCGAGCCGGGCCTGGTCTTCATTCCCTTCCACTACGGCTACTGGGACAAGCCCGAGCGCGCCCGCGCGGCCAACGAGCTGACCCTGACCGAGTGGGACCCGGTGAGCAAGCAGCCCCATTTCAAGTACGCGGCCGTGCGCATCCGCAAGGTGGAAGCGCCCAGGAGATGA
- a CDS encoding formate/nitrite transporter family protein, with the protein MRPNGQAHGAFKPDPGLEAAEQAEIEERSAPRPLVVHEVIRREGESELARSSSALAWSGLAAGLSMGFSLVAQGLLQAHLPDAFWRPLVVKLGYSVGFLIVILGRQQLFTENTLTPILVLLARPRGSVLLNVLRLWSVVLATNLLGALLFAVAVGHSDVFAPPVQQAFLEIGRESLAGDFWTVLLRGIFAGWLIALMVWLLPAAETARVSIITLLTFLVGLGGLAHIVAGSVEALYVVVVGQAAWADYLRFMLPTLLGNVLGGVALVAALNHAQVVSGDKAAE; encoded by the coding sequence ATGCGGCCTAACGGCCAGGCGCACGGCGCCTTCAAGCCCGATCCGGGCCTGGAGGCGGCGGAGCAGGCGGAGATCGAGGAGCGCAGCGCCCCGCGGCCGCTGGTGGTGCATGAGGTGATCCGGCGGGAGGGGGAGAGCGAGCTGGCGCGCTCCTCATCGGCCCTGGCCTGGTCGGGGCTGGCGGCGGGGCTGTCCATGGGTTTCTCCCTGGTGGCGCAAGGTCTGCTGCAGGCCCACCTGCCGGATGCGTTCTGGCGCCCGCTGGTGGTCAAGCTCGGCTACAGCGTCGGCTTTCTGATCGTCATTCTCGGCCGCCAGCAGCTCTTCACCGAGAACACCCTGACGCCGATCCTGGTGTTATTGGCGCGTCCGCGCGGCAGCGTCCTGCTCAACGTGCTGCGGCTGTGGAGTGTGGTGCTGGCCACCAACCTGCTGGGCGCGCTGCTCTTTGCCGTGGCGGTCGGCCACAGCGACGTGTTCGCGCCGCCGGTGCAGCAGGCCTTTCTGGAGATCGGCCGCGAGAGCCTGGCGGGCGACTTCTGGACGGTGCTGCTGCGCGGCATCTTCGCCGGCTGGCTGATCGCGCTCATGGTCTGGCTGCTGCCCGCCGCCGAGACGGCGCGGGTCAGCATCATCACCCTGCTGACCTTCCTGGTCGGCCTGGGCGGTTTGGCCCACATCGTCGCCGGTTCGGTGGAGGCCCTCTACGTGGTCGTCGTCGGCCAGGCGGCCTGGGCGGATTATCTGCGCTTCATGTTGCCCACCCTGCTGGGCAATGTTCTCGGCGGCGTGGCCCTGGTGGCGGCGCTGAACCACGCCCAGGTCGTGTCCGGCGACAAGGCGGCGGAATGA
- a CDS encoding HPP family protein produces MSTQQRTGTAKRQHWPAAVPDAVWAPLVAGLLMLAVGTVGLLAHEPWIFPSLGPTAFLQAETPESRSARFYNTVVGHLLGLGAGLAAVFLLGADQAPAVLSSHDLTRPRLWAAVLAVALTLLLGYLLRASHPPAAATTLLVALGSLKPDWEMVQTVMVGVLILAILGDLLRRVRIGEWPLRAARD; encoded by the coding sequence ATGAGTACCCAGCAGCGCACTGGAACCGCCAAGCGGCAACACTGGCCCGCCGCCGTGCCCGATGCGGTCTGGGCGCCGCTGGTGGCTGGATTGCTCATGCTGGCGGTGGGCACGGTCGGGCTGCTGGCCCATGAGCCCTGGATCTTCCCGAGCCTGGGCCCCACCGCTTTCCTGCAGGCTGAAACGCCGGAGAGCAGGAGTGCGCGCTTCTACAACACGGTGGTCGGGCATCTGCTCGGCCTGGGCGCCGGCCTGGCGGCGGTTTTCCTCCTGGGCGCGGATCAGGCGCCCGCCGTGCTGTCCAGCCATGATCTGACCAGGCCACGGCTTTGGGCCGCGGTGCTGGCAGTGGCCCTGACCCTGCTGCTGGGCTATCTCTTGCGGGCTTCGCACCCGCCGGCCGCCGCCACCACCCTGCTGGTGGCCCTGGGCAGCCTGAAGCCCGACTGGGAAATGGTGCAGACGGTGATGGTCGGCGTGCTGATCCTGGCGATTCTGGGGGATCTCCTGCGGCGCGTGCGCATCGGGGAGTGGCCCTTGCGGGCAGCCCGCGACTAA
- a CDS encoding VanZ family protein — protein MSRAWFASNPALRRVRLWKALGWLLLAAIVYFSLTADPLLPDTELPVDKLEHFGAYLLLMLLFTQLYPHPGAQRLLGGAFIGLGVLLEFLQGLTGYRLFDYADMLANGLGVLTGWLLGRSWLAGLLPAIERRLPARGA, from the coding sequence ATGTCCAGAGCCTGGTTCGCCAGCAATCCGGCGCTGCGGCGCGTCAGGCTGTGGAAGGCGCTGGGCTGGCTGCTGCTGGCCGCCATCGTCTACTTCTCCCTCACCGCCGACCCGCTGCTGCCGGACACCGAACTGCCGGTGGACAAGCTGGAGCACTTCGGCGCCTATCTGCTGCTGATGCTGCTCTTCACGCAACTGTACCCGCACCCGGGCGCGCAGCGGCTCCTGGGCGGCGCCTTCATCGGCCTGGGCGTGCTGCTCGAATTCCTGCAGGGCCTCACCGGCTATCGTCTCTTCGACTATGCCGACATGCTGGCCAACGGCCTCGGCGTGCTGACCGGCTGGCTGCTCGGCCGGAGCTGGCTGGCCGGGCTGCTGCCCGCCATCGAGCGGCGCCTGCCCGCGCGGGGCGCTTAG
- a CDS encoding histidine phosphatase family protein, with translation MTRFLLIRHGLTEHVGHVLSGRLPGVHLNDAGRRQAEALAERLAGLPIAALYSSPLERARATAAPLARRLGQEVRIEDGLNEIDIGAWTGRRFAELHDDPLWQRFNRFRSGTRAPGGELMGEVQARMAATLERLHARHPDDYVAVVSHADPLRAVLLHYAGMPLDFFLRLEISPASVSVLDLHDHGAVILRLNDSGALS, from the coding sequence ATGACCCGCTTCCTGCTGATCCGCCACGGCCTCACCGAGCACGTGGGCCACGTGCTGAGCGGTCGCCTGCCCGGCGTGCACCTCAACGATGCCGGCCGCCGCCAGGCCGAGGCCCTGGCCGAACGCTTGGCGGGCCTGCCCATCGCCGCCCTCTACAGCAGCCCGCTGGAGCGGGCCCGGGCAACGGCGGCCCCGCTCGCCCGCCGGCTTGGCCAGGAAGTGCGCATCGAGGACGGGCTCAACGAGATCGACATCGGCGCCTGGACCGGCCGCCGCTTCGCCGAGCTGCACGACGACCCGCTCTGGCAGCGCTTCAACCGCTTCCGCAGCGGCACCCGCGCCCCCGGCGGCGAGCTGATGGGCGAGGTGCAGGCGCGCATGGCGGCGACCCTGGAACGGCTGCATGCCAGGCATCCCGACGACTACGTGGCCGTGGTCAGCCACGCCGACCCGCTGCGCGCCGTCCTGCTCCACTACGCCGGCATGCCGCTCGACTTCTTCCTGCGCCTGGAAATCAGCCCCGCCTCCGTCAGCGTGCTCGACCTGCACGACCACGGCGCGGTCATTTTGCGCCTCAACGACAGCGGGGCACTGTCCTGA
- a CDS encoding glycosyl hydrolase, which yields MIEAIKFWNEPNNLSHWDFQMDPEWREYARMTQLAAEAVHAECPALTRVLGGISPIDERFINRLKGYGLLEHMDVVAVHGFPLDWNHWQINEWPQKIAEIEAVAGLPVWVTEVGVSTFGADEVQVFGLQRTTELLLGHVERVFWYSLLDLPPAWEATTRHKESEGSAYYRHFYMGLIRADGSPKPAIEHFNPALGLCQWFHFEDHRLDFAVDWLRRLGVKKLRTGLSWADWHRPNAVEWFDRQMDALSDFDVTVTLCFTPPSRGRRECHTSPPQVPEEFAEFAVQMVRRYVLQENQALPRPSLAQSG from the coding sequence GTGATCGAGGCCATCAAGTTCTGGAACGAACCCAACAACCTCTCGCACTGGGATTTCCAGATGGACCCCGAGTGGCGGGAATACGCGCGTATGACGCAACTGGCGGCGGAGGCGGTGCACGCTGAATGCCCGGCCCTGACCCGCGTGCTGGGCGGCATCTCGCCCATCGACGAGCGCTTCATCAATCGCCTGAAGGGCTATGGCCTGCTGGAGCACATGGACGTGGTGGCGGTGCATGGCTTTCCGCTGGACTGGAACCACTGGCAGATCAACGAGTGGCCGCAGAAGATCGCGGAGATCGAAGCGGTGGCCGGACTGCCCGTGTGGGTGACGGAGGTAGGGGTGTCCACCTTCGGCGCGGACGAGGTGCAGGTCTTCGGCCTGCAGCGCACCACGGAGCTGCTGCTCGGCCACGTGGAGCGGGTTTTCTGGTACAGTCTGCTGGACCTGCCGCCCGCCTGGGAAGCCACCACGCGCCACAAGGAAAGCGAGGGCAGCGCCTATTACCGCCATTTCTACATGGGCCTGATCCGCGCCGACGGCAGCCCCAAGCCCGCCATCGAGCACTTCAATCCGGCGCTCGGCCTGTGCCAATGGTTCCATTTCGAGGACCACCGCCTGGACTTCGCCGTGGACTGGCTGCGCCGCCTGGGCGTGAAGAAGCTGCGCACCGGCCTGAGCTGGGCCGACTGGCACCGGCCCAACGCCGTGGAGTGGTTCGACCGGCAGATGGACGCCCTGAGCGACTTCGACGTCACCGTCACCCTCTGCTTCACGCCGCCCTCGCGCGGCCGGCGCGAGTGCCACACCAGCCCGCCCCAGGTGCCGGAGGAGTTCGCCGAGTTCGCCGTGCAGATGGTGCGCCGTTACGTGCTGCAGGAAAACCAGGCGCTGCCGCGCCCCAGCCTGGCTCAGTCCGGCTAG